From the Hydrogenispora ethanolica genome, the window ATGTTGTTGAAGAACTCCATCTCCTCGGGGGCGTTCTCCAGGCAATAGTTGATGACGTACTTGATCATCGCCTCGGCCAGATCCATGTTATCGCGCAGTTCGGCGAAGGCGATCTCCGGCTCGATCATCCAGAACTCCGCCGCGTGACGCGCGGTGTTGGAATTTTCCGCCCGGAAGGTCGGGCCGAAGGTATAAATGTTCCGGAAGGCCATGCAGTAGGTCTCGCCGTTCAATTGGCCGCTGACCGTCAGATTGGTCTCCTTGCCGAAGAAATCCTGGGAGTAGTCGACCTCTCCCCGCTCATTGCGGGGCGGATTCGCCGGATCCAGCGTGGTTACGCGAAACATCTCACCGGCCCCTTCACAATCGCTGCCGGTGATGAGCGGCGTATGGACATAGACGAAATTCCGTTCCTGAAAGAATTGGTGAATGGCATAAGCGGCCAGCGAGCGGATGCGGAAGACCGCCGCGAAGGTGTTGGTGCGCGGCCGCAGGTGGGCGATGGTCCGCAGGAACTCGAAGGAGTGCCGCTTCTTCTGCAACGGATAGTCGGGGGCCGAGACGCCCTCCACCGTGATCCGCGTCGCTTTCAGCTCGAAAGGCTGTTTGGCGCCGGGGCTCTCCACCAGATTGCCCTCGACTGTCAGCGCCGAACCCACTCCCAGCTTGGCGACTTCGGCGAAATTCGGCAGACTGTCGTCGAA encodes:
- the asnS gene encoding asparagine--tRNA ligase, whose amino-acid sequence is MANILIKQLFRETPQFLNQAILVSGWARTIRDSKSFGFIELNDGSFFRNLQIVFDDSLPNFAEVAKLGVGSALTVEGNLVESPGAKQPFELKATRITVEGVSAPDYPLQKKRHSFEFLRTIAHLRPRTNTFAAVFRIRSLAAYAIHQFFQERNFVYVHTPLITGSDCEGAGEMFRVTTLDPANPPRNERGEVDYSQDFFGKETNLTVSGQLNGETYCMAFRNIYTFGPTFRAENSNTARHAAEFWMIEPEIAFAELRDNMDLAEAMIKYVINYCLENAPEEMEFFNNMIDKDLFQRLHNVVSSEFAHVTYTEAIEILQKNKDQFEYPVDWGSDLQTEHERYLTEQIFKKPVFVTDYPKEIKAFYMRLNDDDKTVAAMDLLVPGVGEIIGGSQREERYDVLERRLDELGLHKADYWWYMDLRKYGGTKHAGYGLGFERLIMYLTGMANIRDVIAYPRTVRTAEF